Within the Glycine max cultivar Williams 82 chromosome 12, Glycine_max_v4.0, whole genome shotgun sequence genome, the region ATtacaattcttaaaatttaaaattcctcaaatttaaaattctctCAAGACACACTCTTGATTACTCATCTTGCTTATTTTACTACCGCGCGactttgaattttaatcttcacTTAGGTAGGAACTTTGAATAGGAGTAAaggatgatgttgttatacacATTTCTCTCTCACATTTTTCTTTCCAACCTATTTTGACGGGCAAACCACCCAAATCATCACAAAATCTGACGTGGATTTGactttacaaaaatatataaattaacctCTCAGAGTATGTAGATTatttactcaattttttttaacaatcttAGTCAAAACTCTAAGTCTTATTATTTGCAAGTTTCTTTTATACGTGAAGGATGtttattaattgtataattactttgtaaagataaataaaactcTTTAGTATTCTAGAATGTCGTCATCTCTCCAATCCCTGATGTGAAGTAGAAGCACGGCTCCCACAAGAAACTTTGAGCTTAACTCTTTAGGCGATCCGTTAAGTGTTAACTCAATATAAATACCATCACTTTAAAAAGATAAACACTTTGCGAGAAATACTGAACACATACTACACTCAAAGTGTCAAAGTGCAATTCTCCTTTCTTTTTGGTGTAATAAGCAACACACTTCCGTACTATTTCCCTTCCTTTTGATCAATCTCATTACTTCTTATCCTAATCTAACTCTAACTAACAGCTTTGTCCATTCACCACACAGAGAAAACACGTTAGCCTTCCCCACCACGATCACTTTCAAAATCCACACTTCCAAAATACCTTTCTTGTTAATAGCACCATGCAATGCTAGCTAGCTTAGCTTCCCCAAGAAAAACACCAAAATCATCTCTTATATCACtagcattaattatttaattcccCTACACATACAACGCCGACCAAATGCTAGTTCCTATATATAGTAAGTGACATGCATGCATAGTTACACTTGCACACTCACTAtaataatcaaacaaatattataACCTTAGTATACCAAACAACAAAATGGGTGGTGCTAGTGTAAATTTCTCAATGGCACTAGTAGTAATGACCCTAGTTGGTCTAACACCCTTATCAGTTACCTCATGCCCTTCCTCCGAATGGGCAGCACTAATGTCCTTCAAAGAAGCCCTAAAAGAGCCCTACCGTGGGTTTTTCCATTCATGGAGAGGCACCAATTGCTGCTACCGCTGGCACGGCATCACGTGCGACCCCACCACGCGCCGCGTAGCGGATATCACCCTCCGTGGCGGTGACATGATGACCGGCCACATCTCCCCCTCCATATGCAACCTCACGCAGCTCTCCAGCATCACAATCTCCGACTGGAAGGGCATTTCGGGAAACATCCCTCCCTGCATCACAAAACTCCCTCTCCTCCAAATCCTTGACCTCTCCGGCAACCTCATCCACGGCCAAATCCCCTCCGACATAGGGCGCCTCACGCAACTCACCATGCTCAACCTCGCAGACAATCACATCTCGGGAAAAATCCCGAACTCCCTCGTGCACCTCTCCAACCTCATGCAATTGGACCTTCGCAACAACGCCATCCAAGGCCCAATTCCAATGGACTTGGGGCGGCTCAAAAAACTCAACCGGGCCTTATTAAGTCATAATCTCATAA harbors:
- the LOC100778852 gene encoding DNA damage-repair/toleration protein DRT100, translated to MGGASVNFSMALVVMTLVGLTPLSVTSCPSSEWAALMSFKEALKEPYRGFFHSWRGTNCCYRWHGITCDPTTRRVADITLRGGDMMTGHISPSICNLTQLSSITISDWKGISGNIPPCITKLPLLQILDLSGNLIHGQIPSDIGRLTQLTMLNLADNHISGKIPNSLVHLSNLMQLDLRNNAIQGPIPMDLGRLKKLNRALLSHNLITGRIPRSISEIYGLADLDLSLNRLSGSIPAWLGRMAVLDSLNLKYNNLTGNIPWTVLGSRMSHVDLSRNALSGRIPNSFGEDSYFISLDLSYNNLRGSVPKSMALVNYIGYLDLSHNNCLCGRMPRGVAFNHLQPLKPCSRASGRMHA